One Malus domestica chromosome 11, GDT2T_hap1 genomic region harbors:
- the LOC139189581 gene encoding uncharacterized protein, whose amino-acid sequence MSGPSDRRFDLNLGEETAMPSPDNIWRPSFISPTGPLTVGDSVMKNDMTAAVVARNLLTPKDNRLLSKRSDELAVKDSLALSVQCAGSVSNMAQRLFARTRQVESLAAEVMSLKQEIRGLKHENKQLHRLAHDYATNMKRKLDQMKESDGKVLLDHQRFVGLFQRHLLPSSSGAVPGNEASNDEPPMPPPSGVLSSTEAPDNHPPVLSLSGALPTAETSPKQPL is encoded by the coding sequence atgtctggaccctccgaccgtcgttttgacttgaaccttggagaagagacagccatgccttctccagacaacatatggcgcccatccttcatatcccctactggtcctcttaccgttggggattctgtgatgaagaatgatatgaccgctgcagtggtggccaggaaccttctcactcccaaagataacagactactttccaaacggtctgatgagttggctgttaaggactctctggctcttagtgttcagtgtgcaggttctgtgtctaatatggcccaacgcctatttgctagaacccgccaagttgaatcattggctgctgaagtgatgagtctcaaacaggagattagagggctcaagcatgagaataagcagttgcaccggctcgcccatgactatgctacaaacatgaagaggaagcttgaccagatgaaggaatctgatggtaaggttttacttgatcatcagcggtttgtgggtttgttccaaaggcatttattgccttcgtcctctggggctgtacctggtaatgaagcttcaaatgatgaacctccaatgcctcctccttctggggttttgtcaagtactgaggctccggataaccaccctccggtgctttctctttctggggctctaccgactgctgagacttcccctaagcaacctttgtga